The genomic interval TGACATAGATTTGAATCATTTCAGTAAAAGAAAATGCATGTAATGCCATGTTGCCGCGTTTAATCTCTTGAATAAACGGATGCATCCACCAATGTGATGAAATATACATTATTAAAACTGCAATAATAAAAGCAATTCCTGCTTTGAGTAAGCGACTGCGTAATTCACCAAAATGATCGAGCAAACTTGAAGTATAACTGTTTGTATTTGTCTGATAGGATTCTGATGCCGAATCTGTATATCTATTATTTAGTTGATTCTTTTCGTTGAGATTCTGAGGGTTTACTGGGTGTCTCGTGAGAATCATCGTCAATGTGTTCAGCTGCAGATTTGAATTCTTTTAAAGTTGATCCAATTGCTCTTCCGAACTGAGGAAGTTTTGTAGGTCCAAAAATAATTAGTGCGATAATCGCAATTACAACTAAACTCGTGGGGCCAGTGATACCAAGAACAAACATATTTGTAAACATAGGATGTACCTCTCTTAATCATTAATTATCTTTACTTTATACTTAATGATAAAGATTATCAATATCAATTGAAAAAATAATTTTAATAGAAAGTAAAATAATGGAACTTCAGAAAGATAGTTTGAAT from Staphylococcus condimenti carries:
- the tatA gene encoding twin-arginine translocase TatA/TatE family subunit, whose amino-acid sequence is MFTNMFVLGITGPTSLVVIAIIALIIFGPTKLPQFGRAIGSTLKEFKSAAEHIDDDSHETPSKPSESQRKESTK